One genomic window of Elaeis guineensis isolate ETL-2024a chromosome 2, EG11, whole genome shotgun sequence includes the following:
- the LOC140855592 gene encoding S-locus-specific glycoprotein S6-like, translating to MDTLWLFPQNKFMVLFLSFNLFIVSIVGDTMTPTKSIVDGQILISSDGTFELGFFSPGDSNNRYLGIHYRGTPDKTVAWVANRISPLNGSMGVLNLTGDGNLVLLNSTGYIIWSTGTTNAINPVAQLLDSGNLVLIERTTKKLLWQSFDHPGNTLLPGMKLGWDLRTNLNRYLTSWKSSSDPSPGDYYYKLHTDAVPELVLWRGFVPIYRTGPWNGGGLV from the coding sequence ATGGATACCCTGTGGCTGTTTCCTCAAAATAAATTTATGGTTTTATTTCTTTCCTTTAATCTCTTCATTGTATCCATTGTAGGAGATACAATGACACCAACCAAATCCATTGTAGATGGACAAATCTTAATTTCGTCCGATGGGACCTTCGAACTGGGCTTCTTCAGCCCTGGCGACTCGAATAATCGATATTTGGGGATACATTACAGAGGCACTCCAGATAAAACAGTTGCGTGGGTTGCCAATAGAATCTCTCCCCTCAATGGCTCCATGGGGGTTCTCAATCTCACAGGTGATGGAAATCTGGTACTGCTAAACAGCACTGGATATATTATTTGGTCAACAGGCACAACAAATGCAATTAATCCCGTTGCACAGCTCCTAGACTCGGGAAATCTCGTCCTGATTGAAAGAACTACGAAGAAATTATTGTGGCAGAGCTTTGATCATCCAGGTAACACACTTCTACCAGGTATGAAGCTTGGGTGGGATTTAAGAACCAATCTTAACAGGTATCTCACGTCATGGAAGAGTTCCTCTGACCCTTCTCCTGGGGACTACTACTACAAGTTACATACCGATGCAGTACCAGAGCTTGTCTTGTGGAGAGGATTTGTCCCAATATATCGCACCGGACCCTGGAATGGAGGTGGATTAGTATAA